The region TACCGGGATCGCGCCAAGCGAGCTGAACAGCCACTTGGTCAGCGCGCCCTTGGCACCGGTGCCCTGGAAGTACTCGGCCTTGGCCAGGAACGCCACCGGGCGCGGCAGCACCAGCGGCACGATGAAACTGTCGAGCACGGCGAGGTGGTTCGGCGCCAGGATCACCGGGCCGGTCGCGGGCACCTTGTCGGCGTCGATCACGGTCGGCCGGTAGACCGTCCGCGCCACCGCGTCCAAGATCCGCTTGCTCACCGCGTACAGCATTCGCCCTCCAGCACGTTGATCCCGATCGAATCTAACCCGACGAGGGTTTCGGCGTTGCGTCCTGCCGGTCAACGTCGGGTTCGCTCTGGTCCACCCGATTACGGGGGTCGTCACTGCCGCTGACCCGGGGTATCGGCGAGCGCGATCGGGTGGCAGCATGGAAGTTGGAGGTACCGTCGTGAACAGTTCACATCGTGACGACCCCCCGGTGCTGATCACCGAGGCCCAGCCGTCCTACGACGATCAGCAGGCGGTGCGTCGCCGCCGGTACGCGATCATGATGGCCAGCCGGATCCCGTGCCTGGTCATGGCCGCGGTGGTGTTCCAGCTGTGGCAGTTATGGTGGTTGTCACTGATCATCTTGGCGATTTCC is a window of Saccharopolyspora phatthalungensis DNA encoding:
- a CDS encoding DUF3099 domain-containing protein; the encoded protein is MEVGGTVVNSSHRDDPPVLITEAQPSYDDQQAVRRRRYAIMMASRIPCLVMAAVVFQLWQLWWLSLIILAISIPLPWMAVLIANDRPAKKREHVNRFRRSPHSLEARSHQVIDGA